The DNA region CCGGTTTATATGTACGTGGCGGAGGACCGGACCAGAACCTGATATTGCTGGACGGTATTCCGGTATATAATGCAGATCATCTTTTGGGGGTATTCTCCGTATTTACTCCCGAAGCTATAAAAAACACTACACTCTACAAGAGTTCCTTTCCCGCCCGTTACGGCGGTCGGCTTTCCTCTATTGTCGATATACGCACCAACGACGGAGATATGCACCATTACCACGGAGCACTCAGTGTAGGTACACTTACCGACAAATTGCATTTTGAAGGACCTATCTGGAAAGGACACACTTCTTTCAGCCTTAGTGCACGTGCCACGCACACCGCCTTCTTCAAAAACCTCATAGTGGATAAAGATGATTATTACGCCGATAAATACAACTACTACTTTTACGACATCAATGCCAAGGTGAACCATAAATTCAATGACCGCAGCCGCCTCTTCATCGGTTTCTATAAAGGAAAGGACCACTACCACTTTGACACCACCGACAGCAACAACTACTATCAGAACAACGACGAAACTAAAGTCTATTATAAAGATGACAGCCACCTGAACTGGGGAAACACGATAGCCTATGGCCGCTGGAATTATGTATTTAATAGTAAGTTGTTCTGCAACACCACTATTTCCTACAATAACTATCTGATGAAATTGAATCAGGATGTGGAAGATACGCGCACCTACCGGGGGCAAATATTAGATCGTTATAGCTATTTATCCCAATTCCGTTCGGGCATCAGTGACTGGAGTGCGCGCATGGACTTCGATTTTACACCCGCACCGGAGCATCACATCAAGTTTGGAGCAGAATATATCCACCATACTTTCCGCCCGGGCATCTCCACTTCCAAGACTCAGGAGGTGGAAAACGGAGAGCAACAGGAAGAAACTATTTATGCTGCCAGCAATAATCATGTACTACGAGGACAAGAGGTATCACTCTATGCTGAAGATAATTTCAATCTGAACAATCATCTCAGTCTAAATGCCGGTATAAGGGCATCTCTGTTCTCTACACAAGGAAAGAACTACTGTTCGATTCAACCACGCCTCTCCACACGCTACAACTTCGGACAGGGATTCTCCGCCAAGGCATCCTATACATGCATGGCACAATATGTACACTTGCTTTCATCCACTCCTTTCTCTATGCCTACGGATCTTTGGGTACCAATTACCAAAAACATACGTCCCATGTATGCCAATCAATACTCTCTTGGAGGCTATTATACCAGCCGGGCTGGCTGGGAGTTCTCTATAGAGGGATATTATAAGCAGATGCGTCACATACTGGAATATCAGGATGGCGTTTCTTTTTTCGGCACTTCCACTAATTGGGAGGAAAAAGTAGAAATGGGTGAAGGACGTTCCTTTGGCCTGGAAATGATGGTACAAAAAACTTTGGGAAAGACTACCGGTTGGCTAGCATATACGCTGGCAAAGACCGATCACCGTTTCAAAGATGGCGCCATCAGCCAAGGTAAATGGTTTCCTTATAAATATGACCGCCGCCACAGCATCAGTCTGTGTTTGAATCATAAATTCAGCGAACGTATCGACGTCGGAGCTTCATGGATATTCAATACCGGGGGATGCATCACAGTACCTGAACGGGAGACCATTATCATCCGTCCCGAAGGCAATATAGAATCTGCTCCTTATATTTCCCAGCGCAACAACTATCGCCTGCCAGCCAGTCATCGCCTAAACCTGGGTATCAACTTCAACAAGAAAACCAAGCATGGCATGCGTACCTGGAACATCAGCCTTTATAATGCCTACAATGCTATGAACCCCAACCTGGTTTACAGCAAATGGGAACAAGGTTACAATCTGATTTACGATGACTTTTACAACAGCATATATCAGGGAAACGGTAATCAATATAACTCAGAGAAAAAGTCGAAGACTGTTATCAAGAAACTGACTATATTACCCTGCATACCCTCTGTGACTTATACCTATAAATTTTAAAAGCCATACCAGATTATGAAAACAAGAATTAAATTACACCTTATTATATATATAGCTTTCGCCGGACTCTTTATGGCTTGTGAAAATGAAATCCCATATAATCCCGGACAACAAAATCCGCAGCTTATCATGAATGCCCTGCTCAATGCCGGACAAACAGAGAATCTCGTTTATCTGCATCTTAGTGAAGGAAACAGCATCGGCCGCATCAATGAAGCAACGCTTTCCCTCTATGTAAACGATAAACAGGTTGAATCCCCTCAAGCCATATCTCCCGAAGAATACTATGGAAATATGCGAAATCAGCTTGACAAGGGGCAATATGAAGCATTACTAAAAAGTATGCGTTTCAAAATATTCCGTCTCACCGCCCACTTACAACCTGGAGATAACATTCGCCTGGAAGCCACAGCGGAAGGCGGAAAGTATCATGTCAGTTCGCAAGTAACTGTTCCCCGTCCTCTACAAAGCCTGCAAGTGGACACCTGTACCGCCCTCATCCGCCAATGGGGTAACATGAGAGCCCATCGTCAATACCGCATCACCTTAGAGGATCTTCCCAACGAAAAGAACTATTACCGTCTGGAGATAGTGAATAACAAAGACTTCCGCTGCGTTATCTACACGCCCAACGAAGACGAGAACGGAGACTATATAAAGGATGAGAATGGAGATTACATTTACACCATAACGAAAGACACAGTTGTCAACTATAGATATACCGAACTTATCAACCGTGAAGACGTGATCCTGACCGACGGACATGTCACCAGCTCGGATGATGATGAAAATGCAATGTTTCCCACCAACATTGAAAACAAATACAGTATCTTCACAGATAATCGTTTCACCAATTCATCTGCCACGCTGAAAGTTTACACCCCACTTTACGATGACAACTATGATATTCTCCAATCACTGAATTATACCCGGTGCTACCTGAAACAAAATATCACCGTGCGCGTGCTCAGTTTGCCTGAAACATATTATCGCTACCTGAAAGCTTTAAACTGCATGGATGACGAAGATTATGACGAAGCCCTGATGGAACCTATCAGCCTGCCCAGCAATGTAGAAGGCGGATTGGGCTTTGTAGGTATTTCATCTGAAATTCAATACACCATA from Bacteroides sp. MSB163 includes:
- a CDS encoding DUF4249 domain-containing protein, whose amino-acid sequence is MKTRIKLHLIIYIAFAGLFMACENEIPYNPGQQNPQLIMNALLNAGQTENLVYLHLSEGNSIGRINEATLSLYVNDKQVESPQAISPEEYYGNMRNQLDKGQYEALLKSMRFKIFRLTAHLQPGDNIRLEATAEGGKYHVSSQVTVPRPLQSLQVDTCTALIRQWGNMRAHRQYRITLEDLPNEKNYYRLEIVNNKDFRCVIYTPNEDENGDYIKDENGDYIYTITKDTVVNYRYTELINREDVILTDGHVTSSDDDENAMFPTNIENKYSIFTDNRFTNSSATLKVYTPLYDDNYDILQSLNYTRCYLKQNITVRVLSLPETYYRYLKALNCMDDEDYDEALMEPISLPSNVEGGLGFVGISSEIQYTIDMPDKKWGWW
- a CDS encoding TonB-dependent receptor; this translates as MKSSICSPRTIRKFFLMGAVLLSTCTLQSTIVFATCVLQKTNPSQTRFSIKLQNATLEEFVKQVEQKTGYSFIYGEEVRLNGRITLAVRDLTINEILRKAFENQPIGFEVSGKHILLNKRPVPQKTVSRRFTISGYVTDGVSSETLIGANILDSRQRVGTATNPFGFYTLTLPEGDADLSFSYLGYETWHSSFPLNKDTVLNVRLDSNNELAEVIVLSDKKEAGIQSTAMGAHEIPMAQIQHTPAVLGEADILKTIQLMPGVQAGTEGFSGLYVRGGGPDQNLILLDGIPVYNADHLLGVFSVFTPEAIKNTTLYKSSFPARYGGRLSSIVDIRTNDGDMHHYHGALSVGTLTDKLHFEGPIWKGHTSFSLSARATHTAFFKNLIVDKDDYYADKYNYYFYDINAKVNHKFNDRSRLFIGFYKGKDHYHFDTTDSNNYYQNNDETKVYYKDDSHLNWGNTIAYGRWNYVFNSKLFCNTTISYNNYLMKLNQDVEDTRTYRGQILDRYSYLSQFRSGISDWSARMDFDFTPAPEHHIKFGAEYIHHTFRPGISTSKTQEVENGEQQEETIYAASNNHVLRGQEVSLYAEDNFNLNNHLSLNAGIRASLFSTQGKNYCSIQPRLSTRYNFGQGFSAKASYTCMAQYVHLLSSTPFSMPTDLWVPITKNIRPMYANQYSLGGYYTSRAGWEFSIEGYYKQMRHILEYQDGVSFFGTSTNWEEKVEMGEGRSFGLEMMVQKTLGKTTGWLAYTLAKTDHRFKDGAISQGKWFPYKYDRRHSISLCLNHKFSERIDVGASWIFNTGGCITVPERETIIIRPEGNIESAPYISQRNNYRLPASHRLNLGINFNKKTKHGMRTWNISLYNAYNAMNPNLVYSKWEQGYNLIYDDFYNSIYQGNGNQYNSEKKSKTVIKKLTILPCIPSVTYTYKF